The DNA window TCAACTTCTTGTTATAGGTTACCAAAACGGTAATATCGATTTCCTCTATCCTGATGGCAAAATTTATAACATACCCGACATTAAAATCAGTCATGCCATCGGAAGCAAAAAAATAAATCGCATTTTACCTAGGGGTTCACTTGCTTATCTCTCGACAGATTTTGGTATTGTCGTATTAAACTTAGCAAAAAAAGAAATCAAAGAAACATATATACTCTCAAATGATGGCAGTAACAATCCGGTTTATGATATTCATATTACAAGTGATAGTATTTTTGCCGTTACACAAAAAGGAGTCTTCGCTGCAAGTCTTCAATCTCCCAATCTTTCTTACTTCAACTATTGGAGAACTGTTCTCTCTCAACCCCCATCAAATGAAAAATACTCTTTCATTGAGCCCTCACGTGACTATCTCTTAATAGTTTTAAGCAAAAAAGATACCCAACCTGATGTAATCTTAAAATATAGAAATGGAGTACTTGATACATTTTACATTCAAAGTGTAGGATTAAAAAAAATAACAAATATAAGATTATCGAGGGGGAAACTCATTTTTTGTCATCCTAACAACATTACCGTTTACGATGACCAACTTCAATACATTGATCAGATTTATGTTTACAATACAACTCAAGGGTTTGCCTCCTACCCTACACCACGCGATGCTCAATATGCTTCCGATGGCTTTATGTACATAGCAGATGAAACTCAAGGACTTGTCAAAAACTGGCAAATATGGACCAATTACTTTTTCAAACCCGAAAGCCCATATTTGGCTACTTGCTTTTCCCTAAACATGTGTGGAACCACCTTAACTGTTACTGGTGGCGGATTTGACGAATCATTTAACAATTTCTATTCTCAGCCTTTTATTGCATCGTTCGCTGAAGAAAAATGGTTTAACTTACATCCATCTATAGATACTAATTTAATTGGTTTTTTTGATCCTACCACTGTTTATGCAGATCCCAAAGATCCTAAACATCTCTGGATTGGTTTTTACAATCAAGGTTTAATGGAGTATCGTGCAGGTGAGATCGTGAAAGTATGGAATTCGTACAATTCAACATTACCTGGAGCTGAAGGCACAGATTTAGTTAGAATTACTGGCATCACTGTTGATCAAAATAACAATCTCTGGATCGTACATCCATGGAGCAACAAAATGCTTAGTGTTCTAACTTCCAAAAACGAATTAATTACATTCAATTTACCGCCAAGCTTTAAAGCTAATGGAGCTAAAAAAATTGCTATCGATGCTTACAATAACAAATGGATACCTCTTCCCAGAAATGAAGGTATTATTGTTTTCAATGAAAACGGAACTCTCAACAACTTCTCCGACGATAAATTTATCAAATTGAATACTTCGCCTAATACTGGTAATTTACCCAGTCTCAGTGTTAATGCTATAGTCGCCGATAAAGAAAATCAGATCTGGATTGGTACAGACAAAGGCATAGCTATTATTGATAATCCAGCGAATATTTTTTCTGATCAAAGTATCAATGCCCGGCAGATCTTAGTCGAAGTTGGAGGTTACGTTCAACCCCTGCTTGGTTCCGAAAATGTAACTTGCATAGCAGTGGATGGGGGTAATAGAAAATGGGTGGGGACTGAAAAAGCTGGCGTCTTTTTACTCTCCCCCGACGGCACCATAGAAATAGCCCATTATACCACAGATAATTCTCCTCTTCCTTCCAACACCATTATGGACATCGTTATTCAACCGCTATCAGGAGAAGTTTTTATAGCAACTTCTGCTGGTTTAGTCTCTTATGGTGGCGAAGCTTCCGAACCATTCAACACTTATGATTCAATCATGATTTATCCCAATCCGGTCCCATCCGATTTTCAAGGTCTTTTGACCATATCCAATCTTGTTTCCGAGTCTACAGTCACCATTACAGATGTTTATGGAAACCTGATCTATCAAACTACCTCACAAGGAGGTATGGCTGTATGGAACTGCAAAGACATTAAAGGCAACCGCCCCGCTACAGGCATATACTTGATACTCATAGCCAACTCCGATG is part of the Bacteroidales bacterium genome and encodes:
- a CDS encoding T9SS type A sorting domain-containing protein gives rise to the protein MEKILVWFFSFIFSYVSFSQGIIRGMWRDHFPYFNLKHIEVSPFGVWAASDHALFLLDKKTEEIQRFSRINGLHEALVTAIAWDSLYQLLVIGYQNGNIDFLYPDGKIYNIPDIKISHAIGSKKINRILPRGSLAYLSTDFGIVVLNLAKKEIKETYILSNDGSNNPVYDIHITSDSIFAVTQKGVFAASLQSPNLSYFNYWRTVLSQPPSNEKYSFIEPSRDYLLIVLSKKDTQPDVILKYRNGVLDTFYIQSVGLKKITNIRLSRGKLIFCHPNNITVYDDQLQYIDQIYVYNTTQGFASYPTPRDAQYASDGFMYIADETQGLVKNWQIWTNYFFKPESPYLATCFSLNMCGTTLTVTGGGFDESFNNFYSQPFIASFAEEKWFNLHPSIDTNLIGFFDPTTVYADPKDPKHLWIGFYNQGLMEYRAGEIVKVWNSYNSTLPGAEGTDLVRITGITVDQNNNLWIVHPWSNKMLSVLTSKNELITFNLPPSFKANGAKKIAIDAYNNKWIPLPRNEGIIVFNENGTLNNFSDDKFIKLNTSPNTGNLPSLSVNAIVADKENQIWIGTDKGIAIIDNPANIFSDQSINARQILVEVGGYVQPLLGSENVTCIAVDGGNRKWVGTEKAGVFLLSPDGTIEIAHYTTDNSPLPSNTIMDIVIQPLSGEVFIATSAGLVSYGGEASEPFNTYDSIMIYPNPVPSDFQGLLTISNLVSESTVTITDVYGNLIYQTTSQGGMAVWNCKDIKGNRPATGIYLILIANSDGTLRKTAKFLFYH